One Microcebus murinus isolate Inina chromosome 9, M.murinus_Inina_mat1.0, whole genome shotgun sequence DNA window includes the following coding sequences:
- the LOC105858270 gene encoding retinitis pigmentosa 9 protein-like isoform X1, producing the protein MSSRPGRDDSGARGARRPREPPEQELQRRREQKRRRHDAQQLQQLKHLESFYEKPPPGLIKEDETKPEDCIPDVPGNEHAREFLAHAPTKGLWMPLGKEVKVMQCWRCKRYGHRTGDKECPFFIKGNQKLEQFRVAHEDPMYDIIRDNKRHEKDVRIQQLKQLLEDSTSDEDESSSSSSECKEKHKKKKKEKHKKRKKEKRKKKKGKHKSSKSNESSDSD; encoded by the exons ATGTCGTCCCGGCCGGGGCGCGACGACTCGGGAGCGCGGGGCGCGCGGCGGCCGCGGGAGCCGCCCGAGCAGGAGCTGCAGCGGCGCCGCGAGCAGAAGCGGCGCAGGCACGACgcgcagcagctgcagcagctcaAGCACCTGGAGTCCTT ttatgAAAAACCTCCTCCTGGCCTTATCAAG GAAGATGAGACGAAGCCAGAAGACTGTATACCAGATGTACCAGGCAATGAACATGCCAGGGAATTTCTGGCTCATGCGCCAACTAAAGGACTTTGGATGCCGCTGGGGAAAGAAGTCAAAGTTATGCAGT gttgGCGTTGCAAACGGTATGGTCATCGAACAGGTGACAAAGAATGCCCTTTTTTTATCAAAGGCAACCAAAAGTTGGAACAGTTCAGAGTA GCACATGAAGATCCCATGTATGACATCATACGAGACaataaaagacatgaaaaggaTGTAAG GATACAGCAGTTAAAACAGTTACTGGAGGATTCCACCTCAGATGAAGATGAGAGTAGCTCCAGTTCTTCAGAATGTAAAGagaaacacaagaaaaagaagaaagaaaagcataagaaaaggaagaaagagaaaagaaagaagaaaaaagggaagcaCAAGTCTTCCAAGTCCAATGAGAGTTCTGACTCAGACTGA
- the LOC105858270 gene encoding retinitis pigmentosa 9 protein-like isoform X2 codes for MKGKRHTIVLLTAYEKPPPGLIKEDETKPEDCIPDVPGNEHAREFLAHAPTKGLWMPLGKEVKVMQCWRCKRYGHRTGDKECPFFIKGNQKLEQFRVAHEDPMYDIIRDNKRHEKDVRIQQLKQLLEDSTSDEDESSSSSSECKEKHKKKKKEKHKKRKKEKRKKKKGKHKSSKSNESSDSD; via the exons ATGAAAGGGAAGAGGCACACAATAGTCCTGCTAACAGC ttatgAAAAACCTCCTCCTGGCCTTATCAAG GAAGATGAGACGAAGCCAGAAGACTGTATACCAGATGTACCAGGCAATGAACATGCCAGGGAATTTCTGGCTCATGCGCCAACTAAAGGACTTTGGATGCCGCTGGGGAAAGAAGTCAAAGTTATGCAGT gttgGCGTTGCAAACGGTATGGTCATCGAACAGGTGACAAAGAATGCCCTTTTTTTATCAAAGGCAACCAAAAGTTGGAACAGTTCAGAGTA GCACATGAAGATCCCATGTATGACATCATACGAGACaataaaagacatgaaaaggaTGTAAG GATACAGCAGTTAAAACAGTTACTGGAGGATTCCACCTCAGATGAAGATGAGAGTAGCTCCAGTTCTTCAGAATGTAAAGagaaacacaagaaaaagaagaaagaaaagcataagaaaaggaagaaagagaaaagaaagaagaaaaaagggaagcaCAAGTCTTCCAAGTCCAATGAGAGTTCTGACTCAGACTGA